A region from the Plutella xylostella chromosome 8, ilPluXylo3.1, whole genome shotgun sequence genome encodes:
- the LOC105391849 gene encoding uncharacterized protein LOC105391849 isoform X2, which produces MSNKMQTQIGVGTELQRSYRMQDFASPGVVMRERSFIRPQSHHNMHHNPFPNNGKRRSMILTNAKGKPTLEIYRPPAGVRTDAVPANNNNNSNNKLNVHAKEFTMASRGGGEQNVRPLGLGYGGGGLQHSRSAVLHAQVPPHYRPVMPPSLLTSASSGTVNNGPRVHFKINPQQIPEKKKSPPSSLSNGNGKSLLRPQSFTPGGLKRSKSLTSADALASGMAALGLAADAGDLGTFPAEIQECIDKALEDPNSVCARTLMDAVGHLVSRAVESPRYALPAARRCIAVVEREQSETFLESLLNTCQLWYHDREKLLGQIVSGGRPRLMAFLSFLLEMYCQLRRRAIQRRGASAQPGQVLLTLICKCCEDCIRAPVPSASDTENLFFVLTYIGRDLESQLPGDLERLLNAVRDAFLNTAASAPSIRRTLLQLIELHASRWQLPGCAVLYYYPSSK; this is translated from the exons ATGAGCAACAAAATGCAGACTCAAATTGGGGTGGGGACTGAGCTGCAGAGGAGCTACAGGATGCAGGACTTCGCCTCCCCCGGCGTCGTGATGCGGGAGCGCAGCTTCATCCGCCCGCAGTCGCACCACAATATGCATCATAACCCG tTTCCGAACAATGGGAAACGCAGGAGTATGATCCTGACCAACGCGAAGGGGAAGCCGACGCTGGAGATATACCGTCCACCAG CAGGTGTGCGCACAGACGCAGTGCCGGcgaacaacaacaacaacagcaACAACAAGCTGAATGTGCACGCCAAGGAGTTCACCATGGCCAGCCGCGGCGGAGGGGAGCAGAATGTTCG CCCCCTCGGCCTGGgctacggcggcggcgggctgcAGCACTCTCGCTCGGCCGTGCTGCACGCGCAGGTGCCGCCGCACTACCGCCCCGTCATGCCGCCCTCGCTGCTCACCAGCGCCTCCAGCGGCACCGTCAAT AACGGACCGCGCGTCCACTTCAAGATCAACCCGCAACAAATACCGGAAAAGAAGAAATCTCCCCCATCCTCTCTCTCCAACGGCAACGGGAAGAGTCTTCTCCGTCCTCAATCCTTCACTCCCGGCGGCCTGAAGCGGTCCAAGTCTCTGACGTCAGCAGACGCGCTGGCTAGTGGCATGGCTGCCCTGGGGTTGGCGGCTGATGCGGGCGACCTGGGCACCTTCCCCGCCGAGATACAGGAGTGCATTGATAAGGCGCTTGAGG ACCCGAACTCAGTCTGCGCGCGCACGCTCATGGATGCAGTCGGGCACCTGGTGTCGCGCGCCGTGGAGTCCCCGCGCTACGCGCtgccggcggcgcggcgctgcaTCGCCGTGGTGGAGCGGGAGCAGTCGGAGACCTTCCTCGAGTCGCTGCTGAATACGTGCCAGCTGTGGTACCATGATCGGGAGAAG CTCCTCGGCCAAATAGTCAGCGGCGGTCGCCCGCGCCTCATGGCGTTTCTCTCCTTCCTGCTCGAGATGTACTGCCAGCTACGGCGGCGCGCCATCCAGCGGCGCGGGGCCAGCGCGCAGCCCGGGCAGGTGTTGCTGACGCTGATCTGCAA GTGCTGTGAGGATTGCATCAGAGCGCCCGTGCCGTCTGCTAGCGAT ACGGAAAACCTATTCTTCGTCCTAACCTACATCGGGCGCGACCTCGAGTCCCAACTGCCGGGCGATCTGGAACGCTTGCTCAACGCGGTCCGAGACGCGTTCCTCAACACGGCCGCGTCGGCGCCGTCGATCCGCCGCACGCTGCTGCAGCTGATCGAGCTGCACGCCAGCCGCTGGCAGCTGCCGGGGTGTGCCGTGCTGTATTACTACCCCTCGTCCAAGTAA
- the LOC105391849 gene encoding uncharacterized protein LOC105391849 isoform X1, whose protein sequence is MSNKMQTQIGVGTELQRSYRMQDFASPGVVMRERSFIRPQSHHNMHHNPFPNNGKRRSMILTNAKGKPTLEIYRPPAGVRTDAVPANNNNNSNNKLNVHAKEFTMASRGGGEQNVRPLGLGYGGGGLQHSRSAVLHAQVPPHYRPVMPPSLLTSASSGTVNNGPRVHFKINPQQIPEKKKSPPSSLSNGNGKSLLRPQSFTPGGLKRSKSLTSADALASGMAALGLAADAGDLGTFPAEIQECIDKALEDPNSVCARTLMDAVGHLVSRAVESPRYALPAARRCIAVVEREQSETFLESLLNTCQLWYHDREKLLGQIVSGGRPRLMAFLSFLLEMYCQLRRRAIQRRGASAQPGQVLLTLICKCCEDCIRAPVPSASDTENLFFVLTYIGRDLESQLPGDLERLLNAVRDAFLNTAASAPSIRRTLLQLIELHASRWQLPGCAVLYYYPSSK, encoded by the exons ATGAGCAACAAAATGCAGACTCAAATTGGGGTGGGGACTGAGCTGCAGAGGAGCTACAGGATGCAGGACTTCGCCTCCCCCGGCGTCGTGATGCGGGAGCGCAGCTTCATCCGCCCGCAGTCGCACCACAATATGCATCATAACCCG tTTCCGAACAATGGGAAACGCAGGAGTATGATCCTGACCAACGCGAAGGGGAAGCCGACGCTGGAGATATACCGTCCACCAG CAGGTGTGCGCACAGACGCAGTGCCGGcgaacaacaacaacaacagcaACAACAAGCTGAATGTGCACGCCAAGGAGTTCACCATGGCCAGCCGCGGCGGAGGGGAGCAGAATGTTCG CCCCCTCGGCCTGGgctacggcggcggcgggctgcAGCACTCTCGCTCGGCCGTGCTGCACGCGCAGGTGCCGCCGCACTACCGCCCCGTCATGCCGCCCTCGCTGCTCACCAGCGCCTCCAGCGGCACCGTCAAT AACGGACCGCGCGTCCACTTCAAGATCAACCCGCAACAAATACCGGAAAAGAAGAAATCTCCCCCATCCTCTCTCTCCAACGGCAACGGGAAGAGTCTTCTCCGTCCTCAATCCTTCACTCCCGGCGGCCTGAAGCGGTCCAAGTCTCTGACGTCAGCAGACGCGCTGGCTAGTGGCATGGCTGCCCTGGGGTTGGCGGCTGATGCGGGCGACCTGGGCACCTTCCCCGCCGAGATACAGGAGTGCATTGATAAGGCGCTTGAGG ACCCGAACTCAGTCTGCGCGCGCACGCTCATGGATGCAGTCGGGCACCTGGTGTCGCGCGCCGTGGAGTCCCCGCGCTACGCGCtgccggcggcgcggcgctgcaTCGCCGTGGTGGAGCGGGAGCAGTCGGAGACCTTCCTCGAGTCGCTGCTGAATACGTGCCAGCTGTGGTACCATGATCGGGAGAAG CTCCTCGGCCAAATAGTCAGCGGCGGTCGCCCGCGCCTCATGGCGTTTCTCTCCTTCCTGCTCGAGATGTACTGCCAGCTACGGCGGCGCGCCATCCAGCGGCGCGGGGCCAGCGCGCAGCCCGGGCAGGTGTTGCTGACGCTGATCTGCAAGTGCTGTGAAGATTGTATCAGGGCGCCCGTGCCGTCTGCCAGCGAT ACGGAAAACCTATTCTTCGTCCTAACCTACATCGGGCGCGACCTCGAGTCCCAACTGCCGGGCGATCTGGAACGCTTGCTCAACGCGGTCCGAGACGCGTTCCTCAACACGGCCGCGTCGGCGCCGTCGATCCGCCGCACGCTGCTGCAGCTGATCGAGCTGCACGCCAGCCGCTGGCAGCTGCCGGGGTGTGCCGTGCTGTATTACTACCCCTCGTCCAAGTAA
- the LOC105391849 gene encoding uncharacterized protein LOC105391849 isoform X4 — protein MSNKMQTQIGVGTELQRSYRMQDFASPGVVMRERSFIRPQSHHNMHHNPFPNNGKRRSMILTNAKGKPTLEIYRPPDAVPANNNNNSNNKLNVHAKEFTMASRGGGEQNVRPLGLGYGGGGLQHSRSAVLHAQVPPHYRPVMPPSLLTSASSGTVNNGPRVHFKINPQQIPEKKKSPPSSLSNGNGKSLLRPQSFTPGGLKRSKSLTSADALASGMAALGLAADAGDLGTFPAEIQECIDKALEDPNSVCARTLMDAVGHLVSRAVESPRYALPAARRCIAVVEREQSETFLESLLNTCQLWYHDREKLLGQIVSGGRPRLMAFLSFLLEMYCQLRRRAIQRRGASAQPGQVLLTLICKCCEDCIRAPVPSASDTENLFFVLTYIGRDLESQLPGDLERLLNAVRDAFLNTAASAPSIRRTLLQLIELHASRWQLPGCAVLYYYPSSK, from the exons ATGAGCAACAAAATGCAGACTCAAATTGGGGTGGGGACTGAGCTGCAGAGGAGCTACAGGATGCAGGACTTCGCCTCCCCCGGCGTCGTGATGCGGGAGCGCAGCTTCATCCGCCCGCAGTCGCACCACAATATGCATCATAACCCG tTTCCGAACAATGGGAAACGCAGGAGTATGATCCTGACCAACGCGAAGGGGAAGCCGACGCTGGAGATATACCGTCCACCAG ACGCAGTGCCGGcgaacaacaacaacaacagcaACAACAAGCTGAATGTGCACGCCAAGGAGTTCACCATGGCCAGCCGCGGCGGAGGGGAGCAGAATGTTCG CCCCCTCGGCCTGGgctacggcggcggcgggctgcAGCACTCTCGCTCGGCCGTGCTGCACGCGCAGGTGCCGCCGCACTACCGCCCCGTCATGCCGCCCTCGCTGCTCACCAGCGCCTCCAGCGGCACCGTCAAT AACGGACCGCGCGTCCACTTCAAGATCAACCCGCAACAAATACCGGAAAAGAAGAAATCTCCCCCATCCTCTCTCTCCAACGGCAACGGGAAGAGTCTTCTCCGTCCTCAATCCTTCACTCCCGGCGGCCTGAAGCGGTCCAAGTCTCTGACGTCAGCAGACGCGCTGGCTAGTGGCATGGCTGCCCTGGGGTTGGCGGCTGATGCGGGCGACCTGGGCACCTTCCCCGCCGAGATACAGGAGTGCATTGATAAGGCGCTTGAGG ACCCGAACTCAGTCTGCGCGCGCACGCTCATGGATGCAGTCGGGCACCTGGTGTCGCGCGCCGTGGAGTCCCCGCGCTACGCGCtgccggcggcgcggcgctgcaTCGCCGTGGTGGAGCGGGAGCAGTCGGAGACCTTCCTCGAGTCGCTGCTGAATACGTGCCAGCTGTGGTACCATGATCGGGAGAAG CTCCTCGGCCAAATAGTCAGCGGCGGTCGCCCGCGCCTCATGGCGTTTCTCTCCTTCCTGCTCGAGATGTACTGCCAGCTACGGCGGCGCGCCATCCAGCGGCGCGGGGCCAGCGCGCAGCCCGGGCAGGTGTTGCTGACGCTGATCTGCAAGTGCTGTGAAGATTGTATCAGGGCGCCCGTGCCGTCTGCCAGCGAT ACGGAAAACCTATTCTTCGTCCTAACCTACATCGGGCGCGACCTCGAGTCCCAACTGCCGGGCGATCTGGAACGCTTGCTCAACGCGGTCCGAGACGCGTTCCTCAACACGGCCGCGTCGGCGCCGTCGATCCGCCGCACGCTGCTGCAGCTGATCGAGCTGCACGCCAGCCGCTGGCAGCTGCCGGGGTGTGCCGTGCTGTATTACTACCCCTCGTCCAAGTAA
- the LOC105391849 gene encoding uncharacterized protein LOC105391849 isoform X3, with product MSNKMQTQIGVGTELQRSYRMQDFASPGVVMRERSFIRPQSHHNMHHNPFPNNGKRRSMILTNAKGKPTLEIYRPPGVRTDAVPANNNNNSNNKLNVHAKEFTMASRGGGEQNVRPLGLGYGGGGLQHSRSAVLHAQVPPHYRPVMPPSLLTSASSGTVNNGPRVHFKINPQQIPEKKKSPPSSLSNGNGKSLLRPQSFTPGGLKRSKSLTSADALASGMAALGLAADAGDLGTFPAEIQECIDKALEDPNSVCARTLMDAVGHLVSRAVESPRYALPAARRCIAVVEREQSETFLESLLNTCQLWYHDREKLLGQIVSGGRPRLMAFLSFLLEMYCQLRRRAIQRRGASAQPGQVLLTLICKCCEDCIRAPVPSASDTENLFFVLTYIGRDLESQLPGDLERLLNAVRDAFLNTAASAPSIRRTLLQLIELHASRWQLPGCAVLYYYPSSK from the exons ATGAGCAACAAAATGCAGACTCAAATTGGGGTGGGGACTGAGCTGCAGAGGAGCTACAGGATGCAGGACTTCGCCTCCCCCGGCGTCGTGATGCGGGAGCGCAGCTTCATCCGCCCGCAGTCGCACCACAATATGCATCATAACCCG tTTCCGAACAATGGGAAACGCAGGAGTATGATCCTGACCAACGCGAAGGGGAAGCCGACGCTGGAGATATACCGTCCACCAG GTGTGCGCACAGACGCAGTGCCGGcgaacaacaacaacaacagcaACAACAAGCTGAATGTGCACGCCAAGGAGTTCACCATGGCCAGCCGCGGCGGAGGGGAGCAGAATGTTCG CCCCCTCGGCCTGGgctacggcggcggcgggctgcAGCACTCTCGCTCGGCCGTGCTGCACGCGCAGGTGCCGCCGCACTACCGCCCCGTCATGCCGCCCTCGCTGCTCACCAGCGCCTCCAGCGGCACCGTCAAT AACGGACCGCGCGTCCACTTCAAGATCAACCCGCAACAAATACCGGAAAAGAAGAAATCTCCCCCATCCTCTCTCTCCAACGGCAACGGGAAGAGTCTTCTCCGTCCTCAATCCTTCACTCCCGGCGGCCTGAAGCGGTCCAAGTCTCTGACGTCAGCAGACGCGCTGGCTAGTGGCATGGCTGCCCTGGGGTTGGCGGCTGATGCGGGCGACCTGGGCACCTTCCCCGCCGAGATACAGGAGTGCATTGATAAGGCGCTTGAGG ACCCGAACTCAGTCTGCGCGCGCACGCTCATGGATGCAGTCGGGCACCTGGTGTCGCGCGCCGTGGAGTCCCCGCGCTACGCGCtgccggcggcgcggcgctgcaTCGCCGTGGTGGAGCGGGAGCAGTCGGAGACCTTCCTCGAGTCGCTGCTGAATACGTGCCAGCTGTGGTACCATGATCGGGAGAAG CTCCTCGGCCAAATAGTCAGCGGCGGTCGCCCGCGCCTCATGGCGTTTCTCTCCTTCCTGCTCGAGATGTACTGCCAGCTACGGCGGCGCGCCATCCAGCGGCGCGGGGCCAGCGCGCAGCCCGGGCAGGTGTTGCTGACGCTGATCTGCAAGTGCTGTGAAGATTGTATCAGGGCGCCCGTGCCGTCTGCCAGCGAT ACGGAAAACCTATTCTTCGTCCTAACCTACATCGGGCGCGACCTCGAGTCCCAACTGCCGGGCGATCTGGAACGCTTGCTCAACGCGGTCCGAGACGCGTTCCTCAACACGGCCGCGTCGGCGCCGTCGATCCGCCGCACGCTGCTGCAGCTGATCGAGCTGCACGCCAGCCGCTGGCAGCTGCCGGGGTGTGCCGTGCTGTATTACTACCCCTCGTCCAAGTAA
- the LOC105391849 gene encoding uncharacterized protein LOC105391849 isoform X5 encodes MSRCIVKSSLAQPVMSTALVAVTTAAPVACSPVVTETTVSAPVATTASVTVTETATTNLEAAGVRTDAVPANNNNNSNNKLNVHAKEFTMASRGGGEQNVRPLGLGYGGGGLQHSRSAVLHAQVPPHYRPVMPPSLLTSASSGTVNNGPRVHFKINPQQIPEKKKSPPSSLSNGNGKSLLRPQSFTPGGLKRSKSLTSADALASGMAALGLAADAGDLGTFPAEIQECIDKALEDPNSVCARTLMDAVGHLVSRAVESPRYALPAARRCIAVVEREQSETFLESLLNTCQLWYHDREKLLGQIVSGGRPRLMAFLSFLLEMYCQLRRRAIQRRGASAQPGQVLLTLICKCCEDCIRAPVPSASDTENLFFVLTYIGRDLESQLPGDLERLLNAVRDAFLNTAASAPSIRRTLLQLIELHASRWQLPGCAVLYYYPSSK; translated from the exons ATGTCTCGGTGTATCGTGAAATCTTCGCTGGCCCAGCCGGTCATGTCGACTGCCTTGGTGGCAGTGACGACGGCCGCCCCTGTAGCCTGTAGCCCTGTAGTGACAGAGACAACTGTCTCAGCCCCTGTCGCTACTACTGCCTCGGTTACTGTAACGGAAACGGCGACTACCAATTTGGAAGCTGCAG GTGTGCGCACAGACGCAGTGCCGGcgaacaacaacaacaacagcaACAACAAGCTGAATGTGCACGCCAAGGAGTTCACCATGGCCAGCCGCGGCGGAGGGGAGCAGAATGTTCG CCCCCTCGGCCTGGgctacggcggcggcgggctgcAGCACTCTCGCTCGGCCGTGCTGCACGCGCAGGTGCCGCCGCACTACCGCCCCGTCATGCCGCCCTCGCTGCTCACCAGCGCCTCCAGCGGCACCGTCAAT AACGGACCGCGCGTCCACTTCAAGATCAACCCGCAACAAATACCGGAAAAGAAGAAATCTCCCCCATCCTCTCTCTCCAACGGCAACGGGAAGAGTCTTCTCCGTCCTCAATCCTTCACTCCCGGCGGCCTGAAGCGGTCCAAGTCTCTGACGTCAGCAGACGCGCTGGCTAGTGGCATGGCTGCCCTGGGGTTGGCGGCTGATGCGGGCGACCTGGGCACCTTCCCCGCCGAGATACAGGAGTGCATTGATAAGGCGCTTGAGG ACCCGAACTCAGTCTGCGCGCGCACGCTCATGGATGCAGTCGGGCACCTGGTGTCGCGCGCCGTGGAGTCCCCGCGCTACGCGCtgccggcggcgcggcgctgcaTCGCCGTGGTGGAGCGGGAGCAGTCGGAGACCTTCCTCGAGTCGCTGCTGAATACGTGCCAGCTGTGGTACCATGATCGGGAGAAG CTCCTCGGCCAAATAGTCAGCGGCGGTCGCCCGCGCCTCATGGCGTTTCTCTCCTTCCTGCTCGAGATGTACTGCCAGCTACGGCGGCGCGCCATCCAGCGGCGCGGGGCCAGCGCGCAGCCCGGGCAGGTGTTGCTGACGCTGATCTGCAAGTGCTGTGAAGATTGTATCAGGGCGCCCGTGCCGTCTGCCAGCGAT ACGGAAAACCTATTCTTCGTCCTAACCTACATCGGGCGCGACCTCGAGTCCCAACTGCCGGGCGATCTGGAACGCTTGCTCAACGCGGTCCGAGACGCGTTCCTCAACACGGCCGCGTCGGCGCCGTCGATCCGCCGCACGCTGCTGCAGCTGATCGAGCTGCACGCCAGCCGCTGGCAGCTGCCGGGGTGTGCCGTGCTGTATTACTACCCCTCGTCCAAGTAA